In a single window of the Acetivibrio clariflavus DSM 19732 genome:
- the ftsY gene encoding signal recognition particle-docking protein FtsY — protein sequence MGFFDKLKEGLKKTKNAITERIDQVLVSFGKIDEELFDELEEILITSDVGTEATLRIIEDLKKKVKENKITDPLKVKELLKDELKELLSIGSTELNVEASPSVIVVVGVNGVGKTTSIGKIANQLKQKGKKVVMAAADTFRAAAIDQLEIWANRVGVELIKHSEGSDPAAVVFDAIQAVKARKSDVLICDTAGRLHNKKNLMDELKKIFRIIDRELPEASKEVLLVLDATTGQNAIVQAKTFKEVSPVSGIVLTKLDGTAKGGIVIAISSELNIPVKLIGVGEKIDDLQRFNADEFVEALFS from the coding sequence ATGGGTTTTTTTGATAAGCTGAAAGAGGGACTTAAGAAAACTAAAAATGCGATAACCGAGAGAATAGACCAGGTTTTGGTTTCCTTCGGGAAAATTGACGAAGAGTTGTTTGACGAACTGGAAGAAATTCTTATCACCTCGGATGTAGGTACTGAAGCAACTCTTAGGATTATTGAAGATCTTAAGAAAAAGGTGAAAGAGAACAAGATTACCGATCCTTTAAAAGTCAAGGAATTACTTAAGGATGAATTAAAGGAACTGCTTTCAATAGGCAGTACCGAATTAAATGTGGAAGCTTCACCCAGCGTTATTGTTGTAGTGGGGGTCAATGGTGTCGGAAAGACTACTTCCATTGGAAAAATTGCGAACCAGCTTAAGCAAAAGGGTAAAAAAGTTGTAATGGCTGCAGCCGATACTTTTAGAGCAGCCGCTATAGATCAATTGGAAATATGGGCTAATAGAGTTGGGGTAGAGCTGATAAAGCATTCTGAAGGCTCAGACCCTGCTGCCGTTGTATTTGATGCTATACAGGCAGTAAAAGCAAGAAAAAGCGATGTATTGATATGTGACACAGCGGGAAGACTTCATAATAAAAAGAATTTAATGGATGAATTGAAAAAGATATTCCGTATAATTGACAGAGAGTTGCCGGAAGCATCGAAAGAAGTGCTTTTGGTCTTAGATGCAACTACAGGGCAAAACGCCATTGTTCAGGCTAAAACTTTTAAAGAAGTATCTCCGGTGTCGGGTATTGTTCTGACAAAACTGGACGGTACAGCTAAAGGCGGTATTGTAATTGCCATTTCTTCAGAGCTTAATATCCCTGTTAAGCTGATTGGAGTCGGGGAAAAGATTGATGACTTGCAGAGATTTAACGCCGATGAGTTTGTTGAAGCGTTATTTTCATAG
- the pdxA gene encoding 4-hydroxythreonine-4-phosphate dehydrogenase PdxA encodes MSKPIIGIPMGDPAGIGPEIVVKALKEKKIYEVCNPVVIGSKDSILKALSVCGLKTELTILSDIFDGNPSPDTLYLIDDETVNTGEIEYGKVQALAGKAAYSYIKKSIDLALVGKINAVATTPINKESLKAAGVDYVGHTEIFAGLTGTYDPLTMFEVGNLRVFFLSRHVSLRKACDMVTKERVLDYIIRSSKALRMLGLTDGTVAVAGLNPHCGENGLFGDEEREIEKAVEEATKMGYKVEGPIGADSVFYLAYKGKYDAVLSLYHDQGHIATKTLDFERTISITIGLPFLRTSVDHGTAFDIAGTGRASHISMLEAILTAAKYSNNYKNR; translated from the coding sequence GTGAGTAAACCAATTATTGGAATACCCATGGGAGATCCTGCAGGGATAGGCCCTGAAATTGTAGTTAAAGCCTTAAAGGAAAAAAAGATATATGAGGTATGCAATCCTGTGGTTATAGGAAGTAAAGATTCAATTTTAAAAGCTTTGTCCGTGTGCGGATTGAAAACGGAACTAACTATATTGAGTGATATATTTGATGGAAATCCAAGTCCGGATACCTTATATCTGATAGATGATGAAACAGTGAATACCGGTGAGATTGAATACGGTAAAGTTCAAGCTTTGGCCGGAAAAGCGGCATACAGTTATATAAAAAAATCAATTGATTTGGCTTTGGTGGGGAAAATTAATGCTGTTGCTACTACTCCCATTAACAAGGAGTCGCTGAAAGCTGCAGGAGTTGATTATGTCGGGCATACAGAGATTTTCGCAGGTCTTACAGGGACCTATGACCCCCTGACCATGTTTGAGGTGGGGAATTTAAGGGTTTTCTTTTTGAGCCGGCATGTATCACTGCGAAAAGCTTGTGATATGGTTACAAAAGAAAGAGTTTTAGACTATATCATAAGGTCGTCAAAAGCATTGAGAATGTTAGGTTTAACCGATGGTACCGTTGCGGTGGCAGGCCTTAATCCCCATTGCGGTGAAAATGGCCTGTTCGGAGACGAAGAAAGAGAAATTGAGAAAGCAGTTGAGGAAGCAACTAAAATGGGCTATAAGGTTGAAGGACCCATTGGTGCTGATTCTGTATTTTATCTGGCCTATAAAGGAAAGTATGATGCCGTATTGTCCCTTTATCATGACCAGGGACATATTGCCACCAAAACTCTGGATTTTGAAAGGACAATATCTATAACTATAGGACTTCCTTTTTTAAGAACATCGGTTGACCACGGAACGGCCTTTGATATTGCCGGAACAGGAAGAGCAAGTCATATAAGCATGTTAGAGGCAATTCTGACTGCCGCAAAATATTCCAATAACTATAAAAACAGATAA
- the smc gene encoding chromosome segregation protein SMC, with product MYLKRLEMQGFKSFADRITIEFNSGITAVVGPNGSGKSNISDAIRWVLGEQSAKTLRGGKMEDVIFAGTEHRKQLGFAEVSLTIDNEDHALPIDYSEVTITRRVYRSGESEYFINKSPCRLKDVNELLLDTGIGKDGYSIIGQGRVDEILSSKSEERRALFEEASGIMKYKVRKIEAEKKLELTKQNLLRINDIINELETQLEPLKQQSDVAKRYLNLRDTLKELEINVYIENISKYKEKIKEFEESYISIKEDIENENKKLEDITLLNQKKLSLLKELEIKLDNSKQEFYNIENSLEKCNSEIKLNDERKNNLSSNISRLDGEIEEIEKKLSDISEEETAKNEKIKYLNERLAEYNGKLEEAEKKLQDLLSTLNEHERHIENLKSDIMDKLDLQSDKKTQINNVKNHIEVINKRKLSIDEEVRQLALEKDRETMKKEDLCDSISKTKNLIKGIKDKLETLNRKKAELAQALEAERKKQNAVKSDIQFKTSRQKMLKDMERNLEGYSKSVKLLLQACQNSPQLGKGIHGALAQLIKVESKYETAIEMTLGGALQNIVTSTEEDAKRAIEYLKNNRLGRATFLPISSVNGKTFDDNILRDIRNQEGFIGVASDLISYNPEYKGIILSFLGKVVIVDNLDSGIKMARKFGYSFRIVTLEGDILSTTGSMSGGSKEHRESGILSRNREVQELEEALVRLKAEETALEESINELNRELGTVINDISIEEDSLKNNELIVIRDESHLAQIEDNIKRIIARIEMLRQEKEQLSRQVQNTEQELSKYLEELNQIENEIAEAKRIVAEYQEKHKEGQSARDALHRDITDYKISVNSILDSIAGVNEAIERIASERESLTKSIERKRLEKNKNFEEVKSLNEKNEGLKLLIKGYEEEKLGKTLEIDRIVEERKELEKETQDILNKIAEINKNILLLQEEHNRIEVKKAKIESEMEAIQNRMWDEYELTYTNALVFKKDIGSIAQAQKQINEIRNEIKELGPVNVAAIDDYIKTKERFEFMTAQRNDMEQAEEKLRKVIDEMTSIMKRQFLEQFKLINDNFNMVFRELFDGGHAELILLDKENVLESGIEIEVQPPGKKLQNLMLLSGGEKAFTAIALLFAILRLNPTPFCVLDEIEAALDDANVNKFAQYLKKHSHLTQFAVITHRKGTMEVCDTLYGVTMQEHGVSKVVSLKLGEKVS from the coding sequence ATGTACTTAAAAAGGCTTGAGATGCAGGGATTTAAGTCGTTTGCCGACAGAATAACTATAGAGTTCAATTCGGGAATTACAGCCGTTGTAGGTCCAAACGGAAGCGGTAAGAGTAATATATCCGATGCCATCCGATGGGTTTTAGGCGAGCAGAGTGCTAAAACTTTAAGAGGAGGCAAGATGGAGGATGTTATCTTTGCCGGTACCGAACACAGGAAACAGCTGGGGTTTGCGGAAGTATCCCTTACAATTGACAACGAAGATCACGCTTTACCTATTGATTATAGTGAAGTTACTATAACCAGAAGAGTATACCGTTCCGGAGAAAGTGAATATTTCATTAATAAAAGCCCCTGCCGCTTAAAAGATGTCAATGAGCTTTTATTGGATACGGGTATAGGTAAGGACGGATACTCTATCATAGGACAGGGAAGAGTTGACGAAATATTAAGTTCAAAATCGGAAGAGAGAAGAGCTCTTTTTGAAGAAGCTTCAGGAATTATGAAGTATAAGGTTAGAAAGATAGAAGCTGAAAAAAAACTTGAACTTACAAAGCAAAATCTTCTAAGAATCAATGATATTATTAATGAGTTGGAAACACAGCTAGAACCGCTAAAACAGCAATCGGATGTTGCCAAAAGATATCTTAATCTTAGGGATACCTTGAAAGAGTTGGAGATAAATGTTTATATAGAAAATATTTCTAAGTACAAGGAAAAAATAAAGGAATTTGAGGAAAGTTACATTTCTATCAAAGAAGATATTGAAAATGAGAATAAAAAGCTTGAAGATATTACTTTGCTTAATCAAAAGAAACTTTCATTGCTGAAAGAGCTGGAGATAAAGCTTGATAACTCAAAACAGGAGTTTTACAATATTGAAAACAGTCTGGAGAAGTGCAATTCGGAAATCAAGCTTAATGACGAGAGAAAGAACAATCTTTCCTCTAATATTTCAAGGCTTGATGGCGAAATAGAAGAGATAGAAAAGAAGCTTTCTGATATTTCGGAGGAAGAAACTGCTAAGAACGAAAAAATAAAGTATTTGAATGAAAGGCTTGCCGAATACAACGGTAAGTTAGAGGAAGCCGAAAAAAAGCTTCAGGATTTATTATCTACATTAAACGAACATGAACGGCACATTGAAAATTTGAAGTCCGACATAATGGATAAATTGGATTTACAGTCGGATAAAAAGACCCAGATTAACAATGTTAAAAACCATATTGAGGTTATAAATAAGAGAAAACTGAGTATTGATGAAGAAGTTAGGCAACTGGCTTTGGAAAAAGACAGAGAGACGATGAAAAAAGAAGACCTTTGTGACAGCATTTCAAAGACTAAAAATTTGATCAAAGGTATAAAAGATAAATTGGAAACTTTAAACAGGAAAAAGGCGGAGTTGGCACAAGCCCTTGAGGCAGAGAGGAAGAAGCAGAATGCTGTAAAATCGGACATACAGTTTAAGACCTCAAGACAAAAAATGCTTAAAGATATGGAAAGAAACCTTGAGGGATATAGTAAGAGCGTTAAACTGCTTTTACAGGCATGCCAGAATTCACCGCAATTGGGGAAAGGCATTCATGGGGCTTTGGCACAGCTGATCAAGGTTGAAAGCAAATATGAGACTGCAATAGAAATGACTCTTGGAGGGGCACTGCAAAACATTGTTACTTCAACGGAGGAAGATGCCAAAAGGGCAATTGAATATTTGAAAAACAACCGACTGGGAAGAGCAACTTTCCTGCCTATTTCTTCAGTGAACGGAAAGACATTTGATGACAATATTTTAAGAGATATAAGGAATCAGGAAGGTTTTATCGGTGTTGCTTCCGACTTGATTTCCTATAATCCCGAATATAAAGGTATAATACTGAGTTTTTTAGGTAAAGTTGTTATTGTTGACAATCTCGATTCGGGTATTAAAATGGCTCGCAAGTTCGGGTACAGCTTTAGAATCGTTACCCTTGAAGGGGATATCCTAAGTACTACCGGATCTATGTCAGGAGGTAGCAAAGAGCATAGAGAATCGGGGATATTAAGCAGAAACAGGGAAGTACAAGAACTGGAAGAAGCCTTGGTGCGGCTTAAAGCTGAAGAAACAGCTTTGGAAGAGAGCATAAATGAACTGAACCGGGAACTCGGAACAGTTATAAACGATATTTCAATAGAAGAAGACAGTTTAAAAAACAATGAACTTATTGTAATCAGGGATGAAAGTCATTTGGCTCAGATTGAGGATAATATCAAGAGGATTATTGCTAGAATAGAGATGCTCAGGCAGGAGAAGGAACAGCTGTCAAGACAGGTACAAAATACCGAGCAGGAGCTTTCGAAATATTTGGAAGAGTTGAATCAGATTGAGAATGAAATTGCAGAAGCTAAGAGGATTGTGGCCGAATATCAGGAAAAACATAAAGAAGGCCAGTCTGCACGTGATGCTTTGCATAGAGATATTACCGATTACAAGATTTCGGTCAATTCAATATTGGACAGTATTGCCGGAGTCAATGAAGCAATTGAAAGGATTGCTTCTGAGCGGGAAAGTCTTACAAAAAGCATTGAAAGAAAACGATTGGAAAAGAATAAAAATTTCGAAGAGGTCAAATCGTTAAATGAAAAAAATGAAGGCTTGAAGCTTTTGATAAAAGGTTATGAAGAAGAAAAACTGGGTAAGACTCTTGAAATAGATAGGATAGTTGAAGAGAGGAAAGAACTCGAAAAAGAAACGCAAGATATATTGAATAAAATAGCTGAAATTAACAAAAATATACTTTTGCTTCAGGAAGAACACAACCGCATAGAAGTAAAAAAAGCAAAGATAGAGTCAGAGATGGAAGCAATTCAAAACAGGATGTGGGATGAGTACGAACTCACCTATACAAATGCTTTAGTCTTTAAAAAGGATATTGGAAGCATTGCTCAGGCTCAAAAACAGATTAACGAGATAAGGAACGAAATAAAGGAGTTAGGACCTGTAAACGTAGCAGCAATTGATGACTATATAAAGACAAAAGAGCGGTTTGAGTTTATGACAGCTCAGAGAAACGATATGGAACAGGCTGAGGAAAAGCTCCGAAAGGTTATAGACGAAATGACATCAATTATGAAACGCCAATTTTTAGAACAGTTTAAACTTATAAATGACAATTTCAATATGGTATTTCGAGAGCTTTTTGACGGAGGTCATGCCGAACTGATTCTTTTGGACAAGGAAAATGTATTAGAGAGTGGAATTGAAATTGAAGTACAGCCTCCGGGCAAAAAGCTTCAGAATCTCATGCTGCTTTCTGGAGGAGAAAAGGCATTTACCGCTATTGCTCTTTTATTTGCTATATTAAGACTTAACCCGACTCCTTTCTGTGTGCTTGATGAGATTGAAGCAGCATTGGATGATGCCAATGTTAACAAGTTTGCACAGTATCTGAAAAAGCATTCGCACTTGACGCAATTTGCGGTTATTACCCATAGAAAGGGTACAATGGAAGTGTGTGATACGCTTTATGGGGTTACCATGCAGGAACATGGTGTTTCAAAGGTAGTGTCATTGAAATTGGGCGAAAAGGTTAGCTAG